A region of Longimicrobiaceae bacterium DNA encodes the following proteins:
- a CDS encoding nucleotidyltransferase domain-containing protein, which produces MTERVSRILEELRSRLEELYGDRLEQVVLFGSHARDDATPESDVDVLVVLRGEVRPWEEIQRTSEIVGELSLRSGLDIARVFTSAERYRKEQSPFLLNVRREGVAV; this is translated from the coding sequence GTGACCGAGCGTGTGTCCCGGATCCTGGAAGAGCTGCGCTCCCGGTTGGAGGAACTGTACGGAGATCGTTTGGAACAGGTGGTCCTGTTCGGCTCCCACGCGCGGGACGATGCCACCCCGGAGTCGGATGTCGATGTGCTGGTGGTGCTCCGGGGGGAGGTGCGGCCCTGGGAGGAGATCCAGAGGACGAGCGAGATCGTCGGGGAATTGTCTCTCCGGTCCGGGCTGGACATCGCACGTGTCTTCACCTCCGCGGAGCGATACCGGAAAGAGCAGTCACCCTTCCTCCTGAACGTCCGGCGCGAGGGAGTCGCCGTATGA
- a CDS encoding class I SAM-dependent methyltransferase, with product MSGEAGGGFHDHFSGVAGEYARFRPGYPPALFDWLVERAPGRALAWDCATGSGQAALALAERFARVVATDASAEQVAHARTHPRVEYRVAPAERSTLEPASADLVTVAQALHWFDVPAFFREARRVLRPGGLLAAWCYAGLTLSDAALDRVFGDFYDCLLGPYWPPERALVEEGYASVDFPFAELAPPPLAMEAELTLDGLAGYLRTWSATQRYMAAHGRDPVAGVVEELRPAWGDPAARRRVRWPLAIRAGYAAAE from the coding sequence GTGAGCGGGGAGGCAGGCGGGGGCTTCCACGACCACTTCTCGGGGGTGGCGGGGGAGTACGCGCGCTTCCGCCCCGGCTACCCGCCCGCGCTCTTCGACTGGCTGGTCGAGCGCGCCCCGGGCCGCGCCCTCGCCTGGGACTGCGCCACCGGGAGCGGCCAGGCCGCGCTCGCCCTGGCGGAGCGCTTCGCGCGCGTGGTGGCGACGGACGCGAGCGCGGAGCAGGTGGCCCACGCCCGCACGCACCCGCGGGTGGAGTACCGCGTCGCGCCGGCGGAGCGGAGCACCCTGGAGCCCGCGTCGGCGGACCTCGTGACCGTCGCGCAGGCGCTGCACTGGTTCGACGTCCCGGCCTTCTTTCGCGAGGCGCGGCGCGTGCTGCGCCCCGGGGGGCTGCTCGCCGCCTGGTGCTACGCCGGCCTCACCCTCTCCGACGCCGCGCTGGACCGGGTCTTCGGCGATTTCTACGACTGCCTGCTGGGGCCGTACTGGCCCCCGGAGCGGGCGCTGGTGGAGGAGGGGTACGCGTCGGTGGACTTCCCCTTCGCGGAGCTGGCGCCCCCGCCGCTCGCCATGGAGGCCGAGCTGACGCTGGACGGACTGGCGGGCTACCTCCGCACCTGGTCCGCGACGCAGCGGTACATGGCCGCGCACGGCCGCGACCCCGTGGCCGGCGTCGTGGAGGAGCTGCGCCCCGCCTGGGGCGACCCCGCCGCACGGAGGCGCGTCCGCTGGCCGCTCGCCATCCGCGCGGGGTACGCCGCGGCGGAGTAG